The Erigeron canadensis isolate Cc75 chromosome 4, C_canadensis_v1, whole genome shotgun sequence genome window below encodes:
- the LOC122594930 gene encoding calmodulin-binding transcription activator 4-like, which translates to MSGYNIKELIQEAQFRWLRPGEVLFILQNYEETQLNQQPPQKPPSGSLFLFNKKVLRFFRKDGHSWRRKKDGKNVGEAHERLKVGNVEALNCYYAHGEENPNFQRRCYWMLDSAMDHIVLVHYRDITIGKHSAGPIFTLALGSNIIQSSNSYAAQLPFSAAAIEFNEPYYGTSTSSFIEVNPGVSKPNGESHLNLTERIVEIDGSPDLQVDQALRRLEEQLSLDHPRDIGTIYSDNGYPDDLEFTINEPNYNGEDLQLQYGSDKYVSLQYPDEFTIPNQQQLIWNDVLKYNVDATCDGSLESYAYPSDKNKVLSPRPKGDTVEEQGERLSGNTGAASILVSQELEDSTFSACIPARNMYQSDVDLYSTLFDQGQIETPLASDSSLTIAEEQKFIIREICPEWGYATEPTKVLIVGTFTCDPSDSEWICMFGDAEVPVDIIQEGVICCHAPPRSPGKVTICITSGNRVACSEVREFEYRDKSSMYMHTNSTEDESSKSSEELLLLVRFVQMLLSDKIEKGTRTDPLEISMACEDLWAQIIETHLDGKMESYRTTDWLLEELLKDKLQCWVSSKLHDKNTIPVLSKREQGIIHMVSGLGFVWALAPILKCGVGINFRDVNGWTALHWASRFGREKMVAELLASGAYAGAVTDPCQQDPTGKTPASIAAIYGHKGLAGYLSEVALTSHLSSLTLKESELSKCSADVEAERTVNSISNPDLINEDQLSLKDAIAAVRNASQAASRIQAAFRAHSFKKRKQKENAEYGSADEYGIRPSDIDGLSAASKLAFGNARDYCAALLIQKKYRGWKGRKDFLALRQKVVKIQAHVRGHQARRNYETICWAVGIVEKIILRWYRKGDGLRGFHLDSTDENEDEDIVKVFRKQRVDVALSEAVSRVLSMVNSTHARQQYRRMLQKYQQAKAERGGLDNEGSSMPQQDVAAGMETEDLFNFR; encoded by the exons ATGTCAG GGTATAACATCAAGGAGTTAATTCAAGAAGCACAATTCCGGTGGCTAAGGCCAGGGGAGGTGCTTTTTATACTTCAGAATTATGAGGAAACCCAGCTTAACCAGCAGCCTCCTCAAAAACCGCCTA GCGGTTCTCTATTTCTTTTCAACAAGAAGGTTCTTCGTTTCTTTCGTAAAGATGGTCATAGTTGGCGGAGAAAGAAGGATGGGAAGAATGTTGGTGAAGCGCACGAGCGTCTTAAG GTTGGAAATGTTGAAGCTTTAAATTGTTACTACGCACATGGTGAGGAAAATCCAAATTTCCAGAGGCGTTGTTACTGGATGTTAGATTC TGCAATGGATCATATAGTTCTCGTTCATTACAGAGATATAACCATA GGTAAGCATAGTGCTGGGCCCATTTTCACTTTGGCCTTGGGATCTAACATCATTCAGAGTTCCAACTCCTATGCTGCTCAGCTTCCTTTCTCTGCTGCTGCCATTGAGTTTAATGAACCTTACTACGGCACCTCTACTTCCAGTTTTATAGAAGTTAATCCAGGTGTTAGCAAGCCCAATGGGGAAAGTCACTTGAATCTAACAGAAAGAATTGTGGAAATTGATGGCTCACCTGACCTCCAAGTTGATCAGGCATTGAGAAGGCTTGAGGAGCAGTTGAGTTTGGACCACCCGAGAGATATTGGCACAATATATAGTGATAACGGGTATCCAGATGACCTAGAATTTACAATCAATGAGCCAAATTACAATGGAGAGGATTTGCAGTTGCAATATGGTTCAGACAAATATGTGTCTCTACAATATCCAG ATGAGTTTACTATTCCAAATCAACAACAGTTAATATGGAACGACGTGCTAAAATACAATGTGGATGCAACATGTGACGGTTCCCTAGAGAGTTACGCTTACCCATCAGATAAAAAT AAAGTCCTTTCACCTCGGCCAAAAGGTGATACAGTGGAAGAACAAGGGGAGCGTCTTTCTGGGAATACTGGTGCAG CATCTATATTGGTGTCTcaagaacttgaagattcaaCATTTTCTGCATGTATCCCTGCAAGAAATATGTATCAGAGTGATGTTGACTTGTACTCGACGTTGTTCGATCAAGGCCAGATCGAAACGCCACTTGCATCAGATTCAAGTTTAACCATCGCAGAAGAGCAGAAGTTCATAATTCGTGAGATATGCCCCGAGTGGGGTTATGCGACCGAGCCAACAAAA GTACTCATAGTTGGGACTTTTACGTGTGATCCATCAGATAGTGAATGGATTTGTATGTTTGGGGACGCTGAAGTTCCTGTTGATATTATTCAGGAAGGAGTCATTTGTTGCCATGCTCCACCTCGTTCACCTGGAAAGGTTACTATTTGTATTACCTCTGGCAATCGAGTGGCTTGTAGCGAGGTCAGGGAGTTTGAGTATCGTGATAAATCTAGCATGTATATGCATACTAACTCAACTGAGGATGAATCAAGTAAAAGCTCAGAAGAATTGTTACTACTTGTCAGATTCGTGCAAATGCTACTATCtgataaaattgaaaaaggTACCAGAACTGATCCTCTAGAAATTTCAATGGCTTGTGAAGATTTATGGGCTCAAATCATTGAGActcatttggatggcaaaatgGAATCATATAGAACAACAGATTGGCTACTGGAAGAACTTTTGAAGGACAAGTTGCAATGCTGGGTTTCCTCTAAATTGCACGATAAGAATACCATTCCTGTCCTGTCTAAAAGAGAACAAGGAATAATACACATGGTTTCCGGATTAGGCTTTGTATGGGCCTTGGCTCCTATACTTAAATGTGGAGTCGGCATAAATTTTCGTGATGTTAATGGTTGGACTGCTCTTCATTGGGCTTCACGTTTTggaag AGAAAAAATGGTAGCCGAACTTCTAGCATCTGGTGCATATGCTGGAGCAGTCACTGACCCCTGTCAACAAGATCCAACGGGTAAAACACCAGCATCTATAGCCGCGATATATGGGCACAAGGGGCTTGCAGGTTATCTCTCGGAAGTGGCACTAACTAGCCATCTATCATCCCTCACGTTAAAAGAAAGCGAACTATCTAAGTGCTCTGCTGACGTTGAAGCTGAAAGAACGGTAAATAGCATCTCAAACCCAGATCTTATAAACGAGGATCAGCTTTCTCTCAAGGATGCCATAGCTGCTGTGAGGAATGCATCTCAAGCTGCTTCACGTATACAAGCTGCTTTCAGGGCACATTCTTTCAAGAAGAGGAAACAGAAGGAAAATGCTGAATATGGGAGTGCAGATGAGTATGGTATCCGTCCAAGTGATATTGATGGACTTTCAGCTGCATCAAAGTTAGCTTTTGGAAATGCACGTGATTATTGTGCTGCCTTACTTATTCAGAAGAAATACCGAGGATGGAAAGGTCGCAAGGATTTTCTTGCACTTCGCCAGAAAGTAGTGAAGATACAG GCCCATGTGAGAGGTCATCAGGCAAGGAGAAACTATGAAACTATCTGTTGGGCAGTTGGTATAGTCGAGAAAATCATCTTAAGGTGGTACAGGAAAGGAGATGGTTTAAGAGGGTTCCATTTGGATTCTACTGATgaaaatgaagatgaagatattGTGAAGGTATTTCGAAAGCAGAGAGTGGATGTTGCTTTAAGTGAAGCCGTTTCCAGGGTGCTATCAATGGTAAACTCAACACACGCAAGGCAGCAATACCGTCGCATGCTTCAAAAATATCAGCAAGCCAAG GCTGAACGAGGAGGTTTGGATAACGAAGGATCCTCAATGCCTCAACAAGATGTAGCAGCAGGTATGGAAACTGAAGACTTGTTCAACttcagatga
- the LOC122598162 gene encoding uncharacterized protein LOC122598162, whose translation MADWGPVIIAVVLFVLLSPGLLLQIPGRNRVVEFGNMQTSGLSILVHTIIYFGLVTIFLIAIGVHVYTG comes from the coding sequence ATGGCAGATTGGGGGCCAGTGATAATAGCGGTGGTGCTGTTTGTGTTGTTGTCGCCAGGGCTGTTGTTGCAAATACCAGGGAGGAACAGAGTTGTGGAGTTTGGGAACATGCAAACAAGTGGGCTTTCCATACTCGTTCACACCATCATCTATTTTGGTCTTGTCACCATCTTTCTCATTGCCATCGGTGTTCATGTCTATACTGGCTAG
- the LOC122594932 gene encoding uncharacterized protein LOC122594932, with protein MEESRSSKVELIKHAIKQLMDELDGDDGPTISSSDDDNRRRRLLSKLMSQLEMLEDESEAYSKLTKAKSKVSSSREKEDDDDDDDKIVKELKKVRRQNVITHCLLSAMIVLTVVWQVSEVSIILKLKNGFTNPFRSLGSIFKGVIKPPKTKGYGEDTESPSVVTSNLIESSPVHDFKMPELPCIELPKIDFGFNGED; from the exons ATGGAGGAGTCACGGTCATCTAAGGTTGAGCTTATTAAACATGCCATTAAACAACTTATGGATGAACTCGACGGTGACGATGGTCCCACCATATCCTCTTCCGATGATGATAACCGCCGCCGCCGCCTCTTATCCAAATTGATGtctcag TTGGAGATGTTGGAAGATGAGTCAGAAGCCTACTCAAAGTTGACGAAAGCCAAAAGTAAAGTGTCCAGTTCGAGAGAAAAAGAAgacgacgacgacgatgatgataaGATAGTGAAAGAACTTAAAAAAGTAAGGAGACAGAATGTAATAACACATTGCCTTCTTTCTGCCATGATAGTTCTCACCGTTGTTTGGCAAGTATCCGAGgtttcaatcattttgaaaCTCAAAAATGGATTTACTAACCCGTTTCGATCCCTTGGTAGCATTTTTAAGGGTGTGATAAAACCCCCTAAAACAAAAGGTTATGGTGAAGATACAGAGTCACCGTCAGTGGTTACAAGTAACCTCATTGAGTCCTCGCCTGTTCATGATTTCAAAATGCCAGAGCTTCCCTGTATTGAGCTGCCAAAAATCGACTTTGGTTTCAATGGAGAAGATTGA